Proteins encoded by one window of bacterium:
- a CDS encoding DUF4438 domain-containing protein: MLKTNESQLVHFALQGNPIPPLCFGLEVTREGRGKMYPSVGGITYNVKVGDSVFGFEADHVEPGVSCIAGGFSDRRTANPNLSFNAYSCIGNEAVILSGAAKGKKGVVTGHHGGVEHVLIDFGTSILEKLSYDDKISIRGVGQGLKLLDYPDISVSGLDPKVLKKIPVRASKRELAVPVVATVPAELMGSGLGHNDSFKGDYDIQTGDPSVIQKYGLERLCFGDFVAVIDHEAHFGWSYKKGAVSIAVVVHGNSFLAGHGPGVQTVLTSRSGQIKPVLDSKANLGYYLKIGRFTR; encoded by the coding sequence ATGCTCAAAACGAACGAATCCCAACTCGTCCACTTCGCCCTCCAGGGCAATCCGATCCCGCCGCTCTGCTTCGGCCTCGAGGTCACCCGTGAGGGCCGCGGCAAGATGTACCCCTCCGTCGGCGGCATCACCTATAACGTGAAGGTCGGCGATTCCGTCTTTGGCTTCGAGGCCGATCACGTCGAGCCGGGCGTGTCCTGTATCGCCGGCGGCTTTTCGGACCGGCGCACCGCCAATCCGAATTTGAGCTTCAACGCCTACTCCTGCATCGGCAACGAGGCGGTCATCCTCTCGGGCGCGGCCAAGGGCAAAAAGGGCGTCGTGACCGGGCACCACGGCGGGGTCGAGCACGTCCTCATCGATTTCGGAACCTCCATCCTCGAAAAGCTCTCCTACGACGACAAGATCTCCATCCGCGGCGTGGGGCAGGGTCTCAAACTCCTCGATTATCCCGATATCTCCGTTTCGGGCCTCGATCCGAAGGTTCTCAAGAAGATACCGGTCCGCGCCTCGAAAAGGGAATTGGCCGTTCCGGTCGTCGCCACCGTTCCCGCGGAGCTGATGGGATCGGGCCTGGGCCACAACGACTCCTTCAAGGGCGACTACGACATCCAGACGGGCGATCCGTCCGTCATCCAAAAATACGGGCTGGAACGCCTATGTTTCGGCGACTTCGTCGCCGTCATCGACCACGAGGCCCATTTCGGCTGGTCTTACAAGAAGGGAGCGGTCTCGATCGCCGTTGTCGTCCACGGAAATTCCTTCCTCGCGGGCCACGGACCGGGCGTTCAGACCGTCCTCACCTCTCGTTCGGGTCAGATCAAACCCGTCCTCGATTCCAAGGCTAACTTAGGGTATTATCTCAAGATTGGACGATTCACCCGCTAA
- a CDS encoding O-methyltransferase, with protein MIPVNDPAITKYLEGLAAKYDEAVLNEMEAYGHRNEFPIIDRLCGAMIHLLALAIGAKKVFELGSGFGYSAYWFSMAAGPKGKIWCTDGDAKNKKLAEKYLSEAGFWGRVEFLVGDAVSSLMQTSGTFDIVYNDIDKHGYPQAWEAAKERIRPGGLYICDNTLWSGRVAERKVKNDVGPGWTEAIKDHNKRVYADKNFDATLIPLRDGVLVARRK; from the coding sequence ATGATCCCCGTCAACGACCCCGCCATCACGAAGTATCTGGAAGGCCTCGCGGCCAAGTACGACGAGGCGGTCCTGAACGAGATGGAGGCCTACGGGCACCGGAACGAATTTCCGATCATCGACCGCCTCTGCGGGGCGATGATCCACTTGCTCGCGCTCGCGATCGGCGCCAAGAAGGTCTTCGAGCTCGGAAGCGGGTTCGGGTACTCCGCCTACTGGTTCTCCATGGCCGCCGGGCCGAAGGGGAAAATCTGGTGCACGGACGGAGACGCGAAAAACAAAAAACTCGCGGAAAAGTACCTTTCGGAGGCCGGTTTCTGGGGCCGCGTTGAATTTCTCGTGGGGGACGCCGTCTCCTCCTTGATGCAAACCAGCGGGACGTTCGACATCGTCTACAACGACATCGACAAGCACGGCTATCCCCAGGCCTGGGAGGCGGCGAAGGAAAGGATTCGGCCGGGCGGGCTCTACATCTGCGACAACACGCTGTGGTCGGGACGCGTCGCGGAAAGAAAAGTCAAAAACGACGTCGGCCCCGGTTGGACCGAGGCCATCAAAGACCACAACAAGCGCGTGTACGCCGACAAGAACTTCGACGCGACCTTGATTCCCCTCCGCGACGGCGTGCTGGTCGCCCGCCGGAAATGA
- a CDS encoding arsenate reductase ArsC codes for MTSILFVCVGNACRSQMAEGFARHYGPEELVVYSAGSAPAGFVARAAVEGMKEKGIDISRHYSKGVDELPLGEFDVVVTMGCGDFCPTVKAGRRVDWQIPDPIGRGIEFFRQVRDDLERKILDLLREMH; via the coding sequence ATGACGTCGATCCTGTTCGTTTGCGTCGGCAACGCCTGCCGGAGCCAGATGGCCGAGGGCTTCGCCCGGCATTACGGGCCGGAGGAGCTGGTCGTCTACAGCGCGGGCTCTGCCCCCGCGGGATTCGTCGCTCGCGCGGCGGTCGAGGGCATGAAGGAGAAGGGGATCGACATCTCCCGCCATTATTCCAAGGGCGTGGACGAATTGCCGCTCGGAGAGTTCGATGTCGTCGTGACGATGGGTTGCGGCGATTTCTGCCCCACGGTCAAGGCCGGAAGGAGGGTGGATTGGCAAATTCCCGACCCGATCGGGCGGGGGATCGAATTCTTCCGGCAGGTGCGGGACGATCTGGAAAGAAAGATTCTCGATCTGCTTCGGGAGATGCATTGA
- a CDS encoding redoxin family protein — translation MRPWFVALLMAPSLASAQMSPTPPETRPQTVFSVPLDTLTPLPLPPPGETQPSLLFSTTPGAPPIAIMPPVTKPQAPESQPAPAMMMPPAADASPAEMPGAIPAMPGDFMQPIPAPPPVPAAPATETAPATPPAAETSPAKKAVVEMPEFLGIAQWINSAPLTKESLKGKVVLIDFWTYSCVNCLRTLPYLKDWQKKYKDKGLVIVGVHSPEFEFEKDPNNVAKAVQKLGIPYPVALDNQMATWAAYQNNVWPAHYFIDATGKIRHIHLGEGEYEESEKMIQKLLMEKDAPAPKPESQPAESQPATQPAESQPAPETKPAPSRRGKKGRRASAPAETQPPAEAKKPAPTPETKPAPMPALSKIEPNVDFSQIKSPETYLGLLRRERLVTSGRPIEMNEWMVDGKWRTEGDRIVLAEGTGKIYFRFNAVKVNLVLTATAGGVQAVVKIDGQIVPQAQAGADVKNGTLMITEPRMYELINLGGKGEEHVIEIEFLNPGAAAYAFTFG, via the coding sequence ATGCGTCCCTGGTTTGTCGCGCTTCTGATGGCGCCGTCTCTGGCCTCGGCCCAGATGTCGCCGACGCCCCCCGAGACGCGGCCTCAAACCGTCTTTTCCGTCCCCCTGGACACGCTCACGCCGTTGCCGCTCCCGCCTCCGGGCGAAACGCAGCCCTCTCTCTTGTTCTCGACGACGCCCGGGGCCCCTCCCATCGCGATCATGCCGCCGGTCACGAAGCCTCAAGCCCCGGAATCGCAGCCGGCTCCGGCGATGATGATGCCTCCGGCGGCCGACGCCAGTCCTGCGGAGATGCCTGGTGCGATTCCCGCCATGCCCGGGGATTTCATGCAGCCGATCCCGGCCCCTCCTCCCGTTCCGGCGGCGCCCGCAACCGAGACCGCGCCGGCAACACCGCCGGCCGCTGAGACTTCGCCGGCCAAAAAGGCCGTGGTCGAGATGCCCGAATTCCTGGGCATCGCCCAATGGATCAACTCGGCCCCCCTGACGAAGGAATCCCTCAAGGGCAAGGTCGTCTTGATCGATTTCTGGACCTATTCCTGTGTCAACTGCCTGCGCACGCTCCCCTACCTCAAGGACTGGCAGAAAAAGTACAAGGACAAGGGTCTGGTGATCGTCGGCGTCCACAGCCCCGAGTTCGAATTTGAGAAGGACCCGAACAACGTGGCGAAGGCCGTCCAGAAGCTCGGCATCCCCTACCCCGTCGCCCTGGACAATCAAATGGCCACTTGGGCGGCCTATCAGAACAACGTCTGGCCCGCCCATTACTTCATCGACGCGACGGGCAAGATCCGGCACATCCATCTGGGCGAGGGCGAGTACGAAGAATCCGAGAAAATGATCCAGAAGCTCTTGATGGAGAAGGACGCTCCCGCTCCGAAACCCGAGTCGCAGCCCGCCGAATCCCAGCCGGCCACGCAACCAGCCGAGTCCCAACCGGCGCCGGAGACAAAGCCCGCCCCGTCCCGTCGCGGCAAGAAAGGACGTCGCGCGTCGGCCCCGGCGGAAACGCAACCGCCGGCGGAGGCCAAGAAACCGGCGCCGACTCCGGAAACGAAACCCGCTCCCATGCCCGCGCTCTCGAAGATTGAACCCAACGTCGATTTCTCGCAGATCAAGTCGCCGGAGACCTATCTGGGCCTCCTGCGCCGCGAGCGGCTGGTGACATCCGGCCGGCCGATCGAAATGAACGAGTGGATGGTCGACGGCAAATGGCGCACGGAGGGCGACCGGATCGTGTTGGCCGAGGGCACGGGTAAAATCTATTTCCGTTTCAATGCCGTCAAAGTGAATCTGGTCCTGACCGCGACAGCGGGCGGCGTCCAAGCCGTCGTCAAGATCGACGGCCAGATCGTTCCCCAGGCCCAGGCGGGCGCGGACGTGAAGAACGGCACCCTCATGATCACCGAGCCGCGGATGTACGAACTGATCAATCTAGGCGGCAAGGGCGAGGAGCACGTCATCGAGATCGAGTTCCTGAACCCCGGCGCCGCGGCCTATGCGTTTACGTTCGGGTAA
- a CDS encoding VOC family protein: MTKAIPNGYHTLTPSFTFKDCKKAIDFYKKAFNAEVLDNMPGLDGTGTMHATLKIGNSILMMGDEMPGGNCKSAESLGHSPITLYLYVPDADSAFQQAVSAGGEVAMPVADMFWGDRSGTVKDPFGYVWMIATHKKDLTKDQIQQGAKAFFEQMSKK, translated from the coding sequence ATGACGAAGGCCATACCGAACGGATACCACACGTTGACCCCGTCCTTCACGTTCAAGGACTGCAAGAAGGCGATCGATTTCTACAAAAAGGCCTTCAACGCGGAAGTCCTGGATAACATGCCGGGGCTGGACGGGACGGGCACCATGCATGCCACGCTGAAGATCGGGAATTCGATCCTGATGATGGGCGACGAAATGCCCGGCGGTAACTGCAAGAGCGCCGAGAGCCTTGGGCATTCGCCCATCACGCTCTACCTCTACGTCCCGGACGCGGACTCGGCGTTCCAGCAGGCCGTCAGCGCCGGCGGCGAGGTGGCCATGCCGGTGGCCGATATGTTCTGGGGCGACCGTTCGGGAACGGTCAAGGACCCGTTCGGATATGTGTGGATGATAGCCACGCACAAGAAGGACCTGACGAAGGATCAGATCCAGCAGGGGGCCAAGGCCTTTTTCGAGCAGATGTCGAAGAAATGA
- a CDS encoding YciI family protein: protein MKFICLGYIEENRFETMSEKERNSMVDECFTYDDFLRKNGHFAGGEALQGPRTAKTLRWKDGKASVTDGPYAQTKEQIGGILILEARDLDHAVQLMSKHPGVKAGPFEIRPAAELNVMVHESEKRRSL from the coding sequence ATGAAATTCATCTGTCTGGGATACATCGAAGAAAACAGGTTCGAGACGATGTCCGAAAAAGAGCGGAACTCCATGGTGGACGAGTGCTTCACCTATGACGACTTTCTGCGGAAGAACGGACACTTCGCCGGCGGGGAGGCCCTCCAAGGCCCCCGAACCGCCAAGACCTTGCGGTGGAAGGACGGCAAGGCGTCGGTCACCGACGGTCCGTATGCCCAAACGAAGGAGCAGATCGGCGGGATCTTGATCCTCGAGGCCAGGGACTTGGATCACGCCGTCCAGCTGATGTCGAAACACCCGGGCGTGAAGGCGGGCCCGTTCGAGATACGTCCAGCCGCGGAGTTGAATGTGATGGTCCACGAAAGCGAAAAACGGAGGTCGTTATGA
- a CDS encoding stress response translation initiation inhibitor YciH, with protein MDQNSRLVYSSSPALNRKCPKCKEAVSECVCAPEAAVRSGGITAVLRIEKSGRNGKTVTVIDRLPKSENLLKALCTELKKKCGSGGTYVLSGADGVIEIQGDKREMIRGVLSKKGMTVKG; from the coding sequence ATGGATCAGAACTCCCGCCTCGTCTATTCCTCCAGCCCCGCGCTGAACCGGAAATGCCCCAAATGCAAGGAAGCCGTCTCGGAATGCGTCTGCGCGCCTGAGGCCGCGGTTCGTTCCGGCGGCATCACCGCCGTCCTCCGCATCGAAAAATCGGGGCGCAATGGTAAGACCGTCACGGTGATCGACCGGCTTCCGAAATCGGAAAACCTTCTCAAGGCGCTTTGCACGGAGCTGAAGAAGAAGTGCGGCTCGGGAGGGACGTATGTTCTGAGCGGGGCCGACGGCGTCATCGAGATTCAGGGCGACAAGCGCGAGATGATCCGGGGAGTGCTTTCGAAGAAGGGCATGACGGTCAAGGGCTAG
- a CDS encoding DUF488 family protein has translation MILIKRAYDKPSPKDGKRFLVDRLWPRGITKEKLRIEAWLKDAAPSDGLRQWYAHDPKKWTEFKKRYEKELLKNPEAWKPLSNAARKETVTLVFGSKELEKNNAAALRDFLSRQRAAG, from the coding sequence ATGATCCTCATCAAACGCGCCTACGACAAACCGTCCCCCAAAGACGGCAAACGCTTCCTGGTGGACCGCCTGTGGCCGCGGGGAATCACCAAGGAGAAACTGAGGATCGAGGCCTGGCTCAAAGACGCAGCGCCGAGCGATGGCCTGCGCCAGTGGTACGCGCACGACCCGAAGAAGTGGACCGAGTTCAAGAAGCGCTATGAAAAGGAGCTGTTGAAGAATCCGGAGGCCTGGAAACCTCTCTCAAACGCGGCGCGGAAGGAGACGGTCACGCTCGTGTTCGGTTCCAAAGAGTTGGAGAAGAACAACGCGGCGGCGCTTCGGGACTTCCTCTCCCGCCAGCGGGCGGCCGGCTAG